GTACATATACATCTCCCTGTTCATGCAGGTAATTTCGTGTATAACTGACCAAGTTTTTTCCATCACTGGATCACTCGCTAGCTGCTTCTCCGTATATTTCTTATCCTTGCAAATGCTGCTTCTGCTTGTGTCATGTGCACTCTGGCGATGAGCCGACCTGCCTCCCCTTCCAGACAATCGGAGCAATCACCATCCATACTGCAAGTGCAACCAACACTTTGTCAGTAAATGTACAGCATCCAGTACTACTCTCTTTGTTCCATAATAGAAAAAAGTTTTAGGGATGAAATTAAGAAAGTTGGTGAAACTAAATATGAAAATGCTATGATCGGTTGAGGAGGAAAAATGTTTGAAGAAGTCGAGTGGTGGAAGCTTGTATTccctctatcccaaaataaataaacctgCTACTGAATGGGACATGCTATAATTCTATGAATCCGAACATATTCTAATTCATATTTGTAGCACTAGAATGTGTCTCATCCAATGCTAGATTTGTTTACTTTGGGATGAAATGAGCATTtggttgaaaaaataatatatgtatacatatatcatACTTGGAGACAGAGCAAgtcattttttaaatgctATTAagtcatttatattttgagacggaagAAGTAATTCATATGTGTAATTGTATCATATgaacttttttatcatcattgaaaaaataccttaaggtaccataTAGCGTAAAAAGTgtgatatcttgagataccaaaaatttgtactaaaattcttggtatcttgagatattttttaaggatgataaaaaagcccGTATCCTATATTACGAGCCAAATTTCTCGCGTAATTGCGTGGCTAGATATTGCAGTGCATTTCTGTTCACTTACTGTACACGATGGCAGCTAGCCACTCGTTGACGACCCGGACCCAGGTGCTCGCCCAGCCAACATCGATCGTCCACCTGGCGCAATCAATCAATTGATTCGTGTGATTAGTTGCAATGGACGAACTATCAGGTCATGGTTAATTGCAGCAGAGTATCGTATCATGGTTAATTTGCAACAGATCATGCTAATTGATCTCCGATGATTACTTCTCCATGGTCTGATTAGCGTTCCAGCCGACGAAGAGCATGGCGAAGTACATGGCGCCCATGGCGAACACGAAGTGGAAGAAGCCGAAGCCGTAGGggacgtcgtcgtcttcggGCTGCTCGCTCTCGGCCTTCTTGAACTGCAGATTTGCTTTCACCCAAATTCAGCTTCGTTTTCCATGGATGGTGATGCTACATTTTTGGTCGACTGATCACTGATCAGTGATCAGTTGGAGCTGGCTGCGGTTCATACTGACCTGGAGGCACTTGGAATCGATCCCTGTGGCGAAGGTCGCCGTGACGATGACGATCACCGCGATCACGAAACTCTGCATCCACATTTCGTTGTTCAGATTTACATTATCAATTATGTCGATGGCATTGTTCAGTctgtgaaatttttttccatttctgAAGAATTCGTTCGGATGCTTACCGCGATGTTAACCCAGTCTGCACTCGTTGCAACCTCTGCTTTCTTGTTGCAGATCTCCGTGTGAGGCTCACTGTTCATGATTCAGTTCAAAAAAAAGGATCAAAATtcagaaacaaacaaagatACAAACTTGCAAACTTGCACTATGAAAGTATCTGAATCTTTGAAATGCAGTATACCTCCTGATCGCTGTCCAGCAGAGGAACACGATGTAGACCCCCATCAGCCCGGGCGCCAGGTACCCAGCCTTCACCTGAACTCCAACCAAgaacatacacacacacatcagCATTCAGCAATGCAGATTCAGAGAGATTCAGAGAGAATCGAGATGGCTGGATGGACCTTGGAGATGAGCGAGACGCCGGCCATGAGCTGGACGAGGAAGAGGGTGACGGTGATGAAGAGGATGTTGAGCTTGCAGGACGGCCGCGGCGCGTACCAGACGTACATGAGGACGACGCCAAGGATGGAGCCGACGTACGCGGCGATGGAGACCACCTGCACCTGCATGTGGCTGCACCCATCCCATCCGCCATGCCATCGATGAACTCAACAACCATACGAACACACGGCTGGCTTGATCAGGTGTGTCTGATCAGCCGCCAGAAACTGCGAAAAAGAACCAAACCCTACCATCTCTTCAGGTTCGCCTCTGAACGGCAGCAGTCGTTGAGCCAGCCGATGAACCGGGTCACGCTCACGAGCTGGATCACCAGAAACGCCCTGTCCAATTGTGCATCATGTTCATGTCATCTATCAGACTACGCAGATAGTAACACCTGATTCAACAGAATGCCCTAAAAATGTcgtgtactccctccgtttttcttttattgacttttggatctatatttaataattaatcttattcaaaataattatataaatatagaaaattataagtcacGCTTAAAGttcatatagtaataaatcaaataataacaaaataattaataattatatatattgaataatacgaatgatcaaacataataTTAAAGTCAACGGTgctcaataaaaaaacagagagtaGTTGCTACGGggactaaaaattataatttttgtgaGAGTTTTTTTGAACATTTTTGAAAAGGTACTTCaaagtatcatatttttcaatttaaacATTTAGTAACTCAAGATACcagaattttgcactaaaatttttggtacctcaagatactttttaagaataataaaaaactcttatttataagagatttgctccggtccaacaaaaaatatcggTATCGGTACCTTAcggtactaaattattttacaccATTGTATCTAGCTGAATAGTATGTATatggttagatccaacgatcagaaacaatttaGTATCGTAACTCCGTAAgataccgatacctcgagatatttttttgttataccGAGCAAATGCATGGGACTATGGCTAATAAGCGTACGCGTACCCTGCTCCAAAATGCGCGACCTTTCCTGAAAAGAAATTGAGACGAACACCATGAGCAGCCGCGAGCAAGCGAGACGCATGGAGGAATGGGGGTGACAATGGAGGGCAC
This is a stretch of genomic DNA from Oryza brachyantha chromosome 1, ObraRS2, whole genome shotgun sequence. It encodes these proteins:
- the LOC102712129 gene encoding probable serine incorporator isoform X3; translated protein: MTLGSATPETEERAVRGGGNGDGDGDGGGGGETARCVAVAVEEACCGCAQLVVGPPNPMMARYVYAFVFLATNMLAWTLRDFGHPVLAELRRLRGCQGASYCLGAEGVLRVSLGCFLFFFVMFASTARTRKTHDRRNSWHSEWWPAKIVLWMGFTVVPFFLPSVLIQLYGKVAHFGAGAFLVIQLVSVTRFIGWLNDCCRSEANLKRCHMQVQVVSIAAYVGSILGVVLMYVWYAPRPSCKLNILFITVTLFLVQLMAGVSLISKVKAGYLAPGLMGVYIVFLCWTAIRSEPHTEICNKKAEVATSADWVNIASFVIAVIVIVTATFATGIDSKCLQFKKAESEQPEDDDVPYGFGFFHFVFAMGAMYFAMLFVGWNANQTMEKWTIDVGWASTWVRVVNEWLAAIVYIWMVIAPIVWKGRQVGSSPECT
- the LOC102712129 gene encoding probable serine incorporator isoform X2, which produces MLRDSCVRWTMTLGSATPETEERAVRGGGNGDGDGDGGGGGETARCVAVAVEEACCGCAQLVVGPPNPMMARYVYAFVFLATNMLAWTLRDFGHPVLAELRRLRGCQGASYCLGAEGVLRVSLGCFLFFFVMFASTARTRKTHDRRNSWHSEWWPAKIVLWMGFTVVPFFLPSVLIQLYGKVAHFGAGAFLVIQLVSVTRFIGWLNDCCRSEANLKRCHMQVQVVSIAAYVGSILGVVLMYVWYAPRPSCKLNILFITVTLFLVQLMAGVSLISKVKAGYLAPGLMGVYIVFLCWTAIRSEPHTEICNKKAEVATSADWVNIASFVIAVIVIVTATFATGIDSKCLQFKKAESEQPEDDDVPYGFGFFHFVFAMGAMYFAMLFVGWNANQTMEKWTIDVGWASTWVRVVNEWLAAIVYIWMVIAPIVWKGRQVGSSPECT
- the LOC102712129 gene encoding probable serine incorporator isoform X1, producing the protein MGDMCVCVCAGVRWTMTLGSATPETEERAVRGGGNGDGDGDGGGGGETARCVAVAVEEACCGCAQLVVGPPNPMMARYVYAFVFLATNMLAWTLRDFGHPVLAELRRLRGCQGASYCLGAEGVLRVSLGCFLFFFVMFASTARTRKTHDRRNSWHSEWWPAKIVLWMGFTVVPFFLPSVLIQLYGKVAHFGAGAFLVIQLVSVTRFIGWLNDCCRSEANLKRCHMQVQVVSIAAYVGSILGVVLMYVWYAPRPSCKLNILFITVTLFLVQLMAGVSLISKVKAGYLAPGLMGVYIVFLCWTAIRSEPHTEICNKKAEVATSADWVNIASFVIAVIVIVTATFATGIDSKCLQFKKAESEQPEDDDVPYGFGFFHFVFAMGAMYFAMLFVGWNANQTMEKWTIDVGWASTWVRVVNEWLAAIVYIWMVIAPIVWKGRQVGSSPECT